One stretch of Xanthomonas sp. DAR 35659 DNA includes these proteins:
- a CDS encoding peptidase domain-containing ABC transporter: MMEAAALPNWHQRRALPLVLQTETAECGLACLAMIGCFHGHEVDLVSLRHRFSTSMQGVHLARLIEIADALGFESRPLRVELEDLPQAQLPCILHWDLNHFVVLKRVSRRGLYIHDPAHGRRFVPIKEAGKHFTGILLELTPGHDFTIVRERQHIPLQALTGRLVGLPKVLMQVLGLAVAIELLTLILPFQMQWILDQVMLSADRGLLLLMTFGFLAIVVLSAGLSIARAWIISWLGATLNTQWIGNLFSHLLKLPMDFFEKRQMGDLLSRFSSIHAIQNTLTGSFIEAVLDGVMGALALAVLFLYSAELTLLVLAAVMTYVAMRWMMYRKLWRLNEEQLVYWARQQSELMESVRGVQAIKLANKQSQRRARLTNATLAANQREMQAQRITLIFGVLNRSFFSIQRVLLLSLGAYLALKGQFSVGMLVAYLAYADQFATKAHSLIDKIVDFRMLRLHAERISDVALAAPEKHTQSSYSGPEPDARITVKGLGFRYSQGDPWLFRDLNLEFRAGESVAVVGPSGYGKSTLAKLLVGLLEPSEGCIEIDGIDIRRFGLDNYRRLLGVVMQDDALFAGSVAANIALFDDAAQMDAIVAAATLADIHRDVMAMPMGYESLIGDMGAALSGGQRQRLVLARALYRKPRILVLDEATSHLDVKTEQTINQAISGMRMTRIMFAHRPETIASADRIVDMEQLAGARDA; encoded by the coding sequence ATGATGGAGGCCGCGGCTCTGCCGAATTGGCACCAGCGGCGCGCACTGCCGCTGGTGCTGCAGACCGAAACCGCCGAGTGCGGGCTGGCCTGCCTGGCGATGATCGGCTGCTTCCACGGACATGAAGTGGACTTGGTCAGCCTAAGACACCGCTTCAGCACATCGATGCAAGGCGTCCACCTGGCCAGACTCATCGAGATCGCCGATGCGCTCGGCTTCGAGTCGCGCCCGCTGCGGGTGGAACTGGAGGACCTGCCGCAGGCCCAACTGCCGTGCATCCTGCATTGGGACTTGAATCACTTCGTGGTCCTCAAGCGCGTCTCCCGCCGCGGGCTGTACATCCATGATCCGGCGCACGGCCGGCGCTTCGTGCCCATCAAGGAAGCGGGCAAGCACTTCACCGGCATCCTGCTCGAACTGACTCCGGGGCACGACTTCACCATCGTGCGTGAGCGGCAACACATCCCGCTGCAAGCGCTCACCGGCCGGTTGGTGGGTTTGCCGAAAGTGCTCATGCAGGTTCTGGGGCTGGCAGTGGCGATCGAGCTGCTGACGCTCATCCTTCCGTTCCAGATGCAGTGGATCCTGGACCAGGTCATGCTGTCGGCGGATCGCGGCTTGCTGTTGCTGATGACATTCGGCTTCCTTGCGATCGTCGTGCTCTCCGCCGGCCTGAGCATCGCCCGCGCCTGGATCATCAGCTGGCTCGGCGCGACCTTGAACACGCAGTGGATCGGCAATCTCTTCAGCCACTTGCTGAAGCTGCCCATGGACTTCTTCGAAAAGCGGCAGATGGGCGACCTGCTTTCTCGCTTTTCCTCCATCCATGCGATACAGAACACGCTGACCGGCAGCTTCATCGAGGCCGTGCTCGATGGCGTCATGGGCGCCCTGGCCCTGGCCGTCCTGTTCCTGTACAGCGCCGAACTCACGCTCCTGGTGCTGGCGGCCGTGATGACCTACGTGGCGATGCGCTGGATGATGTATCGCAAGCTATGGCGACTCAACGAGGAGCAACTGGTCTACTGGGCGCGGCAACAGAGCGAACTGATGGAGTCGGTGCGGGGCGTGCAAGCCATCAAGCTCGCCAACAAGCAGAGCCAGCGACGCGCGCGCCTGACCAACGCCACCTTGGCGGCCAACCAGAGGGAAATGCAGGCGCAGCGGATCACCCTGATCTTCGGCGTGCTCAACCGCAGCTTCTTCTCCATCCAGCGGGTGCTGCTGCTGTCGCTGGGCGCCTACCTGGCCCTGAAGGGACAATTCTCGGTCGGCATGCTGGTCGCCTATCTCGCCTACGCGGACCAGTTCGCTACGAAAGCCCACAGCCTGATCGACAAGATCGTCGATTTCCGCATGTTGCGCCTGCACGCCGAACGCATTTCGGACGTGGCGTTGGCGGCGCCGGAAAAGCACACGCAGAGCAGCTACAGCGGCCCGGAGCCGGACGCGCGGATCACGGTGAAGGGACTGGGCTTCCGTTACTCGCAGGGAGACCCGTGGCTGTTCCGCGATCTGAACCTGGAGTTCCGTGCAGGTGAGTCGGTGGCGGTCGTCGGACCCAGCGGCTACGGAAAGAGCACGCTGGCCAAGCTCCTGGTGGGCTTGCTCGAACCCAGCGAAGGCTGCATCGAGATCGACGGGATCGACATCCGGCGATTCGGCCTGGACAACTACCGCCGCCTGCTGGGTGTGGTCATGCAGGACGACGCGCTGTTCGCGGGCAGCGTCGCCGCCAACATCGCGCTCTTCGACGATGCGGCGCAGATGGACGCGATCGTGGCCGCCGCGACGCTGGCCGATATCCACCGCGACGTCATGGCGATGCCGATGGGATACGAGTCGTTGATCGGCGATATGGGCGCCGCCCTGTCCGGTGGGCAGCGGCAACGCCTGGTCCTGGCGCGCGCGCTGTACCGCAAGCCGAGGATCCTGGTGCTGGATGAGGCAACCAGCCACCTGGACGTCAAGACCGAGCAGACCATCAACCAGGCAATCTCCGGCATGCGCATGACCCGCATCATGTTCGCGCATCGCCCCGAGACCATTGCCAGCGCCGATCGTATCGTCGACATGGAACAGCTTGCGGGAGCGCGCGATGCATAA
- a CDS encoding helicase HerA-like domain-containing protein encodes MDPILLGKGVTDDIAVLLQPRLGNRHGLVAGATGTGKTVTLMTLAEGFSRIGVPVFMADVKGDVAGLAVAGDGSEKVLQRAKDIGVADYAPAANPVVFWDLYGQLGHPVRTTVSEMGPTLLARILELNDTQAGVLDIVFKLADDRGLLLLDLDDLRALLALVAEERKDISTEYGLVSAPSVAAIQRALLRLAQDGGEGFFGEPALDLADVMRVGSDGRGVIGILAAAQLVLKPRLYSTFLLWLLSELFERLPEVGDLDKPKLVFVFDEAHLLFDDAPPALVQRIEQVVRLIRSKGVGVYFCSQFPDDVPDNILGQLGNRVQHALRAYTPRDQKAVRTAAETFVANPKLDVAKTIAQLGTGEALVSTLQDKGVPAPVQQTLIAPPRCRMGAITDAERAQVRAGSVVGHRYDTAVNRESAAELLARRVEQAACTAAAPAARTREQDEAQDSGFGQAVKDAVFGTKRRQGMLETMAKQTSRTIGNRIGQQIVRGIFGSIFGGKR; translated from the coding sequence ATGGACCCGATCCTGCTGGGCAAAGGCGTGACCGACGACATCGCGGTGCTGCTGCAGCCGCGGCTGGGCAATCGCCATGGCCTGGTCGCCGGGGCCACCGGCACCGGCAAGACCGTGACCCTGATGACCCTGGCCGAAGGCTTCTCGCGGATCGGTGTGCCGGTGTTCATGGCCGACGTGAAGGGCGACGTGGCCGGACTGGCGGTCGCCGGCGACGGCAGCGAAAAAGTGCTGCAGCGCGCCAAGGACATCGGCGTGGCCGACTACGCCCCGGCCGCCAACCCGGTGGTGTTCTGGGACCTGTACGGCCAGCTCGGGCATCCGGTGCGCACCACCGTCAGCGAAATGGGGCCGACCCTGCTGGCGCGAATCCTGGAACTCAACGACACCCAGGCCGGCGTGCTCGATATCGTGTTCAAGCTGGCCGACGACCGCGGCCTGCTGCTGCTCGACCTGGACGACCTGCGCGCGCTGCTGGCGCTGGTCGCCGAGGAGCGCAAGGACATCTCCACCGAATACGGCCTGGTCAGCGCACCGTCGGTGGCGGCGATCCAGCGCGCGCTGCTGCGCCTGGCGCAGGACGGCGGCGAAGGCTTCTTCGGCGAGCCGGCGCTGGACCTGGCCGACGTGATGCGCGTGGGCAGCGATGGCCGCGGCGTGATCGGCATCCTCGCCGCCGCGCAACTGGTGCTCAAGCCGCGCCTGTATTCCACCTTCCTGTTATGGCTGCTGTCGGAACTGTTCGAGCGGCTGCCGGAAGTGGGCGACCTGGACAAACCCAAGCTGGTGTTCGTGTTCGATGAGGCGCACCTGTTGTTCGACGACGCGCCGCCGGCGCTGGTGCAGCGCATCGAGCAGGTGGTGCGGCTGATCCGCTCCAAGGGCGTGGGCGTGTACTTCTGCTCGCAGTTCCCCGACGACGTACCGGACAACATCCTCGGCCAGCTCGGCAACCGCGTGCAGCACGCGCTGCGCGCCTACACCCCGCGCGACCAGAAGGCGGTGCGCACCGCGGCCGAGACCTTCGTCGCCAACCCCAAGCTGGACGTGGCCAAGACCATCGCCCAGCTCGGCACCGGCGAAGCCCTGGTATCCACGCTGCAGGACAAGGGCGTGCCGGCGCCGGTGCAGCAGACCCTGATCGCGCCGCCACGCTGCCGCATGGGCGCCATCACCGACGCCGAACGCGCGCAGGTGCGCGCCGGCAGCGTGGTCGGCCATCGCTACGACACCGCGGTCAACCGCGAGTCGGCGGCGGAGCTGCTCGCGCGCCGGGTCGAACAGGCGGCCTGCACCGCCGCCGCGCCGGCGGCGCGCACCCGCGAGCAGGACGAGGCGCAGGACAGCGGCTTCGGCCAGGCGGTCAAGGACGCGGTGTTCGGCACCAAGCGCCGCCAGGGCATGCTGGAAACCATGGCCAAGCAGACCTCGCGCACCATCGGCAACCGCATCGGCCAGCAGATCGTGCGCGGCATCTTCGGCAGCATCTTCGGCGGCAAGCGCTGA
- a CDS encoding HlyD family secretion protein produces MSDDLFRKEAVDSQRSGLLGSIFFQAPRLGWVFFGIGAATIVAIFAFLFFGHYTRRQTIEGTLVPSTGLLVQTTPAAGVIGRVLVREGERVHAGQPLIEISLKQESTLLGDTQQRIADQLDVKQSRLHSDLAEQQRISQQQQRDLRVQLEMLRQQVAQKQTQTELQQQRADNSMALYKQWSGVAEDGIISKVQLAQQRDIALQNLSQLNDLKSQVLQLKQQAEQVSAELIQLPSSAARQRNETERQLADVRQSMASNAAQSSALVRASADGIVANVLIHPGQAIKEQQSLLTVLAADTTLRAELWMPSQAIGFVRPGKPVLIRYRAFPYQKFGQYLGRIESVSRSATSPSEISALLGQQIAEPRYRVEVALDHQQVDAYGRKEPLKPGMTLEASVLLDRRRLIEWLFEPLYEFAPGVHGDRIADLGAAR; encoded by the coding sequence ATGTCGGACGACTTGTTCCGCAAGGAAGCCGTAGATTCGCAACGCAGCGGACTACTGGGCAGTATCTTTTTCCAGGCCCCGCGATTGGGCTGGGTATTCTTTGGCATCGGCGCAGCGACCATCGTCGCGATTTTCGCGTTTCTGTTCTTCGGCCACTACACGCGCCGCCAGACGATCGAAGGAACGCTGGTGCCCAGCACCGGGCTGCTGGTGCAGACCACGCCCGCCGCTGGCGTGATCGGACGCGTGCTGGTGCGCGAAGGCGAACGCGTGCACGCCGGGCAGCCGCTCATCGAGATCTCGCTCAAGCAGGAAAGCACGCTGCTGGGCGACACGCAGCAACGCATCGCCGACCAGCTCGACGTCAAGCAAAGCCGCCTGCATTCGGACTTGGCCGAACAGCAACGCATCTCGCAGCAACAGCAGCGGGATCTACGGGTGCAACTGGAGATGCTGCGCCAGCAGGTCGCCCAGAAGCAGACGCAAACCGAGCTGCAGCAGCAACGCGCGGACAACTCCATGGCGCTGTACAAGCAATGGTCCGGCGTGGCGGAAGACGGGATCATCAGCAAGGTGCAGCTGGCGCAGCAACGGGACATCGCGCTGCAGAACCTGTCTCAGCTCAACGACCTGAAGAGCCAGGTGCTGCAATTGAAGCAGCAAGCGGAGCAAGTGAGCGCAGAACTGATCCAACTGCCCTCCTCCGCTGCGCGCCAGCGCAACGAGACCGAACGCCAGCTCGCCGACGTCAGGCAGTCGATGGCGAGCAATGCCGCGCAGAGCTCGGCCCTGGTTCGCGCCTCCGCCGACGGCATCGTCGCGAACGTGCTGATCCACCCAGGCCAGGCCATCAAGGAGCAGCAATCGCTGTTGACCGTGCTTGCGGCCGATACCACGCTGCGGGCCGAGCTGTGGATGCCCTCGCAGGCCATTGGCTTCGTGCGCCCGGGCAAACCCGTGCTGATCCGGTACCGCGCCTTTCCCTATCAGAAATTCGGCCAGTACCTGGGCCGCATAGAATCGGTGTCGCGCAGCGCCACCTCGCCCAGCGAGATCAGCGCCCTGCTGGGCCAGCAAATCGCCGAACCGCGTTATCGCGTGGAGGTGGCGCTGGACCATCAGCAGGTCGACGCATACGGACGCAAGGAGCCGCTCAAGCCCGGCATGACCCTGGAGGCGAGCGTCCTGCTGGATCGGCGCCGCCTGATCGAATGGCTGTTCGAGCCGCTGTACGAATTCGCTCCCGGCGTGCACGGCGATCGGATCGCGGACCTGGGCGCAGCCCGATGA